AAATTTTCATGAATAAGTTCAggttatagagagagagagattaaaaAAGAAGATTGTGAAATAGTGTTATAACATTGTCGCTTCAATCCCACTGGAGGAGCTTCAATAGATCTATTGGACAATTGGAGGTTTGCAAGTTAGTTTTAACATCTCCAAATGGGAACCTCATTGCCTCTGCAATCGCAGAAAGTACTTTACATATTCAGCACCATCAGTCTTACATGTCTGCGAATGGTCCGGGTTGGCTGGAGTCTCGCATTAGAAGTGAAGCTATGGCGGTTGTCTGATGCTCGCTATCATGTATCTCAGACCTCTGAGCAGGAAGATGTCTTTCTCCTTTCCTCCTTTTGAGTTTTATCTTGTTTCATGGCGCCTACTGGTGTCTTTGGGTTATTTGCATTTTATTTGGGCTCGAGTACTCTGGTTTGTTCTAATATCAACCGCTTGGTTGATTTTCCTTTGAGGAATTTAttcaatgacaaaaaaaaaaaagtgttataACATTGTGAGATTGAAAAAAAGATGGCAAAATGTCTGCATGCATATTTTAATATGGATGGATAATTGAAATCCATTTAGGGGCATTAGCAAGAAGGAAAGATATAGAGACCCATAGACATAAGCAGTTGGAGCGTTACACAATTTATTTGCATCTAGTATCCTTTATCAAAAATCATTTGGtgatttaatagtttaaatattttatgtgtactattgttttaaaagatttattaGAAAAGTTCTCAAATACTTGATTAGTGAGCTAAAAGAACAACAGTAAATTTTTACAATGTATACTTTGAAAAAGTAACACacatataatataaacaaaattaaaatacaaagcGACACACATATATAATAAGAGTTGTTcgagttttgaatttttattcgGGTTTTATTAACTAGCCGGttacacatattttttttcttctaaaatagcaTACAATACAAGTAAATATGGCAAAGTTACATGGGATGATAAATATGAATAGATTTAAAAGTTCTCAAAAACACACACCCCAAATGGAACCGATCAttccaagtaaaaaaaaaaaagaataaaataaccCAAAGCATTCGATTAGTGCTAGTCAGCAGCGACCGTGACAACGTAAACGAATGGTTCCGTAAGGTCATCACCGTTACCTTGCGCTGAAATCACCACATCGACGCCTTCACTGCACGTTAGCTTTCTAGCTCTCTTGGCTTCTCCCTCCCAATCTGTAGTAGCCACAACATAAAGCATCATAGCAGCACAACATATCTGAGCCGCGAAAAGACCTATCCAAAGCCCACAAAATCCATATGAGGCCCAAAACGTTAGCCCGACCGCTACGGGCGTCCCAACGAGGTAAAACGCTCCTAGGTTTATGTTGGCCGCTTTCGACGGCCGTGCGGTGCCTCTAACCACACCGCAACCTACTGTTTGCGGGCAGTTCCCGAGCTCGCAGAGCCCGAGAATAGGCAGCGCCGCTGCTGTTAACTTGATGATGTCCATGTCGTTTGTGAAGATCATTCCCCATACGTCGCTTACTCCCCAAGCAAACGCTGACGCAGTCATACCCATTACTCCGGCAAAGGAAACGGCTATGATGGCTGATAACCTAGCCGTTTTGGGGCGGTTTGATCCTAGTTCGTTACCTACGCGAGTGGACACAGCGAACCCTAGGGACGATGGGAAAATGTAAAGCAACGACGTCGTTTGGATGAGAATACCCATTGCTGCAACTGGCGTTTTAGGGTTTACGAGTAAACCACAAAGAACGGTCATTATCTCGTACCACCACCACTCTAAGCATACCCCCACGCAGCTAGGTATCGCGAGACTGATCAGTGGGGCCCAGTCTTTGAAACATTCTGAGCTGGGGCGTGTCCACGTTGGCTCGTGTAAGCCTTTGACCCAAACGTGGACCACGAGGAACACAACAACGAAGAGATTTGAAGCGGCTGCAGCCATTGAAACACCGACGAAACCTAACCCGAAGTATGAGACGAGGAGAAAGTTGATGGGTATGTGGAAGATGGTGCCGGCTAGGGTTGCGATCGTTAACGGGCTTGTGATACCTTGTGCTCTAAGGTATATACGAAGAGGATGAAGAAAAGAGTTGGTGAGCAAGTCAGGAATAGAGCAAAGAATATACGTTTGAGCCAACGATGAGATACTTGGATCTTGATGGAGAGAGATCATGATCTTTCCCAAGTTGAGCCATAAGGTGACGATCACAAGCGAACTTGTGAGCAAGAACAGCACGGTTCTTTGAAGAGTTAGTGAGAGGAGTTTTGGCTTGCCCGCTCCAAAGGCTTGAGAGCAAAGTGGGTCCATGCCAAGTGCAAGGCCTGCGAGAACTGAGTATCCAGTGATGTTGGCGAAGGCAATAGCCAAGGAGCCACCAGCGAGCTCTAGTTCACCGATATGGCCGAGGAAGAGCATGGAGATGGCCGAGCGAGCGTAGAGGATGAGCGCGGCCAGGATAGTGGGAAAGGCTAAGGAGAAGAGAGACTTTGCCTCAGCTTTAAGCTCAGAGATTGGTGGGAAAATTTTGGTAGGGTTTTGCTTTTCTAGGTCTATCTTCGATAGAAGATTTGTTTGACTGGTGATGTTGGTGGTTTCCATTATACTCTTTGGAATGAAACACAATGACAGATTTTAGAATATTAGTAGATAAGATTATTTGCCGATGTCGAAAGCATAGCTTATCCggttatatatacacacacactaGTATACCTAATGGCTAATGACTGTCACGTTGTCAGTGACAGAAGGTAAGATATCTAATATGATCTTGGGTTTTATTGTAGTCCATATAAAagtcaaataaatattttaaaggaTTGACTttggatttatttttaaagtatcTATAGCATGTCTAGGAAACAAAAAGTTTATCAAAGAAATAAAATGGGCACATTTGTCTGTAATTCAGCTAAACAATTAAGTTTTAGTTTATCTTTTAAAAGTGAAAAAGCTTTAGAGAGAGACACATATTTCATAAGAGCAATTTCATTGGTAgatattttatagatatatactaaaataaaaatatataagaaaagaaagaaattaaaGATAAGATTTTATCAAGTGAGATATATATAGACTGTAAATGGTAAACCTAAGGAATGGAATCAAATGAATAGAATATagtagaaaaatataatatattcattCCATTTATTCTTTATCAAAATTTCAATGGAATATtttgctttatatatataatttttgtaatatatgGAATGATCATTCTACTCCATTTGAGTATTCCATATAATTCTATTCCAAAAATGGGTACCAGCTGCAGCCATAAGATCATTAGAACCTCTCTTACAAatgtttatctataaataatctttttttttcttactaaaATTTAATGAGAATGTGTTATATATGAGATAAATTCAAAgttattttttgtgcatttcctTTTCAAATCTTCGTCTTATCTACGGTTCTCGAAtgctttaatttatttgtttcagatgacaaaatttattaatatctttcaccacaaaaaaaaaaaatctagagtaATTTTTACTAGtgcatattaaattaaattaaagttaaactgaaatgtttatatatatatcatcttaAAAGGTGGATATTTTAAACTAGATGATATATGTGATTAAATGATCATGAATCTTAAATTACCCTTTTGTCATTTCAAAGATatacttaattataatttagtGTAGATGAATCCTTTTGTGACACATAGAAAATTAGGGCATGATGTATTATCAAACTTAGGTTTATTTCTTTGCCCCTTAGAATAGTTCTAAAGGTGTTTGGGTTCGATCCTGCATGTAAACATTCGAAGAAATTAACGGATCCGACTACTTTCAAATTACCCTGAAACGCTATAATATTGCTACCACACTACATGGCGTGGGGAGCACTTTGCATATCATATGAGTGCTGGCCTAACGAATCAAACTTACCGTAGCTAACTCCAAGATCCTTAATCATACTTCGAGTACTTATCCTCATCACCTCAAGAATATGTACTCCTTAATTATAGGGAAAACACTCGCGTTTTAGACTTTTTCACACTTTATCTTATTCACATATTTCATGAACATTATAATCAATGTCACTAACTTGTCATCGttgaaaataaatcataaatcattAAGAACCCAGATGAGAATATTCAACTTTATATCAACGACTCTTGAAAGTTATTTACCAATCAATTGGTACAAAcgacaattaaaaaaattgcgGTAGTTAAGTGAAACCTCCCTTAACTCGTTCTACCATAAAATAGCCACACCTGGCTAAGTACGTCGTGGGGTTTGTTCTTTTTTGGCTTCGGACCAAGTCTGGTACACAAAATTCTAACTTACGCATCAGAATCACATCATCACTTCGAGGCTTAACGTGTTTGTTTCTCATTTGCATGAAGATTTCTCCAACAGTGAACGAACCCATAAACGCCAAACAGTGTTGTCGATTACATTGTTTGAAATACTTAATAATAGTACTAGCCTGTATTTAATTACTTATAAAGTCAAATTAACAAAGTAATTTATTTCTCTAAATTGAAAAACGAAAGAGTAAGctttttaatacaaattatatatagtttcaaCATGCAAGCACAAATTTTGCTTCTCAAACTATACAAgtgaatatatttatgtttgaaTACGTAGTTtagtacaaaaagaaaaataacaaaacgaAAACAAGACATAGTCACATAGGTATCGTTAATCTATTAGGATATAGTCATCTAGATATATGTTTATAGATATATACGTGTATCCTAATGTGATACGTCTTCTCATCAGTTTCTGAATTCATGATATGTTCATGCCATTTTTCCtaggaaaaaaagaaataaaaagattatattCATCTTTCTATTTGTTCTCCTCTTCATGAGATACCATTTGGAAGAACGAAAACAACAGAACTTCTAGAGTAAATAACCCACTTTAGAGACAGATGAAAGATATTAGGAGTTTTGCTATCAACGACAAGTCGACAACTACTAcgtaatatattttgttatcaaCGAAGAGCCGTTGTGAGCTTTTTGTTTCTTCGAGTCACTGTTACTTGTTATATAGATTTGAATTTGTCTCAATAAAACCTGTCATTCTATAGAGTGTCACTTGATATTTTCTTTGTCCTCGAACAGCCGTACATGTATGTGTATATTATACGagcaaactaaaaaaaacaattacataTTTTTACGATCATTGATGATGCATTGCCGCTGTCCCAAGATAGCTGTTGACAAAAGTTAAAAATAGATGTTGACATTTTTGGGTTCTATCTGCAAAGGTTAGACTTTTATAGTGGCTgcatatatttgaatttttatatatttgttagtCTTAGATTTCCTCTCtgttttagaaaatatgttATATTCGTACTTGCTAGTTTTTAAAACCATGATGATGTACCTTTGTTTAATGCATCCCTAGTTATATTAAATAACTCTTTTTGAAAAAGagttattttaaataacttGAATACAATATTACAGTTTTGGGGTAAAAGGGTATGTAAAATTGCACTGAAATGTGAAATTAAATGACAACTTTTCGGGGGTAAAATGTTAAGATGTGAAATGATAATCTTCTTacaattaaaaagttaaatctAAAACAATACTTATTTTGAAATCgaaagagtatatatatatatatatatatatttatagtatttccattttatataaacaaaagtAGCTTCCAAAACATATGCTATAGAAAAATGCCCAAGAGGTACAATTATTAGTTGGTAGCTAATCATAATGttaacatgttttatttttgaagaTTAGCCTTTACTTGGTGAAAAACAAAagctaaaatatttaatatagcaTTTCAATGCTAGCTATATATTGGCGGCATGCACTATATAGGCTTTAagcattttaataaattttaaccgACGTAAAAAAAGTTTGTGTGTTCAGTTCATGCTTTTTCTCTCAAAGAGACGTGCTTTTCCATTGGAACCATGTCCATCCCCCTATAACGCTGAAGCATGCTGTTTTACAGGTCACGTACCTACGCTTCTATAGttgttaatttaattttcttccCCATCTTGTGAAATCAAGATCTAAAAATAGATACTATAGtactagtaaaaaaaaaaaattgtgtttaatTATTCAAGCAATAATACTAAACGGATCATAATACAAAACCAACGGGTACCTAGTGTTAATTCTGATAACCATTTCATGTTATGGACAGGTTTTTCGAAGTAAAAGTAaaatacaaatgttttttttcttcaaaaaacaATTAGTTGACCACTTTTTCGTCAACCCATATAAAATTATGCCAAGTTTTGACATTTTGTCAGTAATAGAAAAAAAGAGGATAATGCGACCCTATCGTGTGCCAGTTATGAGCAAAACAGATAAAGTATGTATAGACTCTATATGTATTCCACCAACCAATACTACATTTCAcatttcaaattataaaatatgacAACTGGATCAGATTGGTTAACCGATACTATCCCACATC
Above is a window of Brassica napus cultivar Da-Ae chromosome A10, Da-Ae, whole genome shotgun sequence DNA encoding:
- the LOC106370459 gene encoding protein DETOXIFICATION 52 gives rise to the protein METTNITSQTNLLSKIDLEKQNPTKIFPPISELKAEAKSLFSLAFPTILAALILYARSAISMLFLGHIGELELAGGSLAIAFANITGYSVLAGLALGMDPLCSQAFGAGKPKLLSLTLQRTVLFLLTSSLVIVTLWLNLGKIMISLHQDPSISSLAQTYILCSIPDLLTNSFLHPLRIYLRAQGITSPLTIATLAGTIFHIPINFLLVSYFGLGFVGVSMAAAASNLFVVVFLVVHVWVKGLHEPTWTRPSSECFKDWAPLISLAIPSCVGVCLEWWWYEIMTVLCGLLVNPKTPVAAMGILIQTTSLLYIFPSSLGFAVSTRVGNELGSNRPKTARLSAIIAVSFAGVMGMTASAFAWGVSDVWGMIFTNDMDIIKLTAAALPILGLCELGNCPQTVGCGVVRGTARPSKAANINLGAFYLVGTPVAVGLTFWASYGFCGLWIGLFAAQICCAAMMLYVVATTDWEGEAKRARKLTCSEGVDVVISAQGNGDDLTEPFVYVVTVAAD